The following are encoded together in the Bos mutus isolate GX-2022 chromosome 3, NWIPB_WYAK_1.1, whole genome shotgun sequence genome:
- the CTSS gene encoding cathepsin S, whose translation MNWLVWALLLCSSAMAQVHRDPTLDHHWDLWKKTYGKQYKEKNEEVARRLIWEKNLKTVTLHNLEHSMGMHSYELGMNHLGDMTSEEVISLMSSLRVPSQWPRNVTYKSDPNQKLPDSMDWREKGCVTEVKYQGACGSCWAFSAVGALEAQVKLKTGKLVSLSAQNLVDCSTAKYGNKGCNGGFMTEAFQYIIDNNGIDSEASYPYKAMDGKCQYDVKNRAATCSRYIELPFGSEEALKEAVANKGPVSVGIDASHSSFFLYKTGVYYDPSCTQNVNHGVLVVGYGNLDGKDYWLVKNSWGLHFGDQGYIRMARNSGNHCGIASYPSYPEI comes from the exons ATGAACTGGCTGGTGTGGGCACTCCTGCTGTGCTCCTCTGCAATGGCACAAGTGCACAGAGACCCCACTCTGGATCATCACTGGGATCTCTGGAAGAAAACctatggaaaacaatacaaagaaaag aatgagGAAGTAGCACGGCGTCTcatctgggaaaagaatctaaaaactgTTACACTTCACAATCTGGAGCATTCAATGGGAATGCATTCATATGAGCTAGGCATGAACCACCTAGGAGACATG ACCAGTGAAGAAGTGATATCTTTAATGAGTTCCTTGAGAGTTCCCAGCCAATGGCCAAGAAATGTCACTTACAAGTCAGACCCTAATCAGAAATTGCCTGATTCTATGGACTGGAGAGAGAAGGGGTGTGTTACTGAAGTGAAATACCAG GGTGCTTGTGGTTCTTGCTGGGCTTTCAGTGCTGTGGGAGCCCTGGAAGCACAAGTGAAGCTGAAAACAGGAAAGCTGGTGTCTCTGAGTGCACAGAACCTGGTGGATTGCTCAACTGCAAAATATGGGAATAAAGGCTGCAATGGTGGCTTCATGACAGAGGCTTTCCAATATATCATTGACAACAACGGCATCGATTCAGAAGCTTCCTATCCCTACAAAGCCATG GATGGAAAGTGCCAGTATGATGTAAAAAATCGAGCTGCCACGTGTTCAAGGTATATTGAACTTCCCTTCGGCAGCGAAGAGGCCTTAAAAGAAGCCGTGGCCAATAAAGGACCTGTGTCTGTTGGTATAGACGCGAgccattcttctttcttcctctacaAAACTG gtgtctACTATGACCCCTCCTGCACTCAGAATGTGAACCATGGTGTACTCGTGGTTGGCTATGGTAACCTTGACGGGAAGGACTACTGGCTTGTGAAAAACAG